In one Takifugu flavidus isolate HTHZ2018 chromosome 9, ASM371156v2, whole genome shotgun sequence genomic region, the following are encoded:
- the rab9b gene encoding ras-related protein Rab-9B — protein sequence MSGKSLLLKVILLGDGGVGKSSLMNRYVTDCFDSQSFHTIGVEFLNRDLEVDGRLVTLQIWDTAGQERFKSLRTPFYRGADCCLLTFAVNDLQSFQNLGCWKKEFMYYSDVKVPERFPFVVLGNKVDMEQREVGEDEARAWCEENGCCPYFETSAKDDTNVTAAFEAAVREVLAAEDQVGHTLLSSTIDLHGNRKTSRTSCC from the coding sequence ATGAGTGGGAAGAGCCTGCTCCTGAAGGTGATCCTGCTCGGGGACGGTGGCGTGGGCAAGTCCTCTCTAATGAACCGCTATGTCACAGACTGCTTTGACTCCCAGTCTTTTCACACCATTGGTGTTGAGTTCCTAAACCGCGACCTGGAGGTGGATGGCCGCCTGGTCACGCTACAGATCTGGGACACGGCGGGCCAGGAGCGCTTTAAATCGCTGCGCACGCCCTTCTACCGAGGGGCCGACTGCTGCCTGCTCACGTTCGCTGTGAACGACCTACAGAGCTTCCAGAACCTGGGCTGCTGGAAGAAGGAGTTCATGTACTACTCGGATGTCAAAGTTCCCGAACGGTTCCCTTTTGTGGTACTGGGCAATAAAGTGGACatggagcagagggaggtgggggaggacgAGGCGCGGGCCTGGTGTGAGGAGAACGGGTGCTGCCCTTACTTTGAGACTAGCGCAAAGGATGACACTAATGTCACCGCTGCGTTCGAAGCGGCGGTCAGGGAAGTTCTGGCTGCTGAGGACCAGGTCGGCCATACGCTACTGAGTAGTACTATTGATCTCCACGGTAACCGCAAAACATCCCGTACTTCTTGCTGCTGA